In the genome of Dermacentor silvarum isolate Dsil-2018 chromosome 1, BIME_Dsil_1.4, whole genome shotgun sequence, one region contains:
- the LOC125942591 gene encoding uncharacterized protein LOC125942591 — protein sequence MVSAHEVSSARGPPCTVPSDIQVDPSEVTAQDNTSETIYIADDYEWLQQTRRPCIVSVFNAEEGVPRETERHCDWFTGFLSTARPGDCVLLDQGPLCCRVRPILKPSSAHLDPARAFRSDWPFLSIVALIAMAMVIFLLVVYLKEDNGVGELVPKLAMRMLEREGLLYSRD from the exons ATGGTGTCCGCCCACGAGGTCAGCTCCGCCCGAGGTCCGCCGTGCACCGTCCCCTCGGACATCCAGGTTGACCCGAGCGAGGTGACTGCCCAAGACAACACCAGTGAGACGATCTACATCGCCGACGACTACGAGTGGCTGCAGCAGACGAGGCGCCCCTGCATCGTCAGCGTCTTCAACGCGGAGGAAG GCGTGCCGCGAGAGACTGAACGCCACTGCGACTGGTTCACGGGATTTCTCTCCACGGCTCGACCAGGGGACTGCGTGCTCCTGGACCAAGGCCCGCTGTGCTGCCGCGTGCGGCCGATTCTCAAGCCATCGTCAGCCCATCTCGACCCGGCACGCGCCTTCCGCTCGGACTGGCCCTTCCTAAGCATCGTGGCGTTGATCGCGATGGCAATGGTCATCTTCCTGCTGGTGGTCTACCTGAAGGAGGACAACGGAGTCGGCGAGCTCGTCCCCAAACTGGCCATGAGGATGCTCGAGCGTGAAGGCCTCCTCTATTCGCGAGACTAA